The following DNA comes from Zavarzinella sp..
TGATTGGTTGTAATTCAAGTTTCTGCACTGGATTCCCGCCTTCGCGGGAATGACTTTTTCCAGTACTCCTTCGCGACTTTGCCGCTTTGCGGTCAATTTGAATAAGAAATTCCCTCTATGAAGGCAAACCTAAACTCCCAGCCCCCTTTCCGCTCATGGAAGGAGGAGCAAGATCTGATGATCCTGGGACCGCGGACATCTTGTCTGTACTGCTTCCTCTTTTGCGAGAGAAGGGGCTGGTGAAGCCGGCGTGAGGTTAAAGGGAAATTATTTGTCCAGCCTTCACAGATCATGGGTTGAATGTTCGCTGGGACGCTGTGGTCCAATCCGAACGATGTCATTGGCAGGGAAAGAATTCACAGATCGGGGGTTGAATGTTGGCTGGGACGCTGTGGTTCTATCCGAACGATGCCATTGGCAGGGAAAGAATTCACAGACCGGGTTGATTATTGACTGGGACGCTGTGCTGGTTTAGCCAACTCGATTGCCCGCAGCACGCCACAACCAAAACCACATGCACCACCCAGAAGTGCGGCAAAAATCCATGTCGCTTGCCAGTTCCATTCGGGCTGGGTCAAAAGAATGCGAAGGCACAGCCCATACACCCCACCAGTTGCTGCTGACAATCCCGCACTCGCCAATGTGATAACTATCAACGCCACCAGCGGTTTCGAAAATGTGCGTGTGGATCTGAGAACGACTACCACAGGCATTGCGACCGCGAGAAACAACAACCCTAAAAACTCGACACCACCCTGATCTATTAAAACCCGCGCTATTGGTTGACCTCTGATTAAACCAATTTCGCTTCATCTTACCTATTCCAATTGTGGAATGCAAGAAAAGGAAAATACCTGTCATTGTGGGGCAGAAAACCCAGTTCGCCAGTTTTTCTCAAACAGCTACAATTGACCGAACTTGGGAGAGGAAGATCAATGCGAAAAAACTCTGTGAAAATGGCACTGAAAGCGGGCCAGCCTTCCGTGGGCACCTGGCTGTCTCTGGGGAATATCATCGCGGGGCGTTTTCTGGCACGCACCGGCTTTGCGTGGCTGACCGTCGATATTGAACACAACTTGTACAGCATGGAAACCGCCACCCACCTGTTCGGTGCCATTGCCGATGCGGGGTGCGTGGCACTGGCACGCGTGCCTTCCAATCGCCACGACCATATCAAGCGGGTGCTGGATAATGGTGCCCACGGCGTAGTGGTGCCGATGGTGAATACTCGCCAGGAAGCACAGGAGGCCGTTGCTGCGTGCCTTTATCCCCCAAAAGGGAACCGAAGCGTGGGTGGCAGTGTGCACGCACTGAACTTTGGTGCCACACCAGCACAATATTATGCTCACGCAGATGAGGAAATTCTCATTATTTTACAATGCGAGCACATCGATGCGGTGAACAATTTCGACGAAGTCTATGGCGTGCCTGGGATTGATGCGATTTTTGTGGGGCCGAACGATCTGATGGCCAGCATGCGAGATCCCCAAGGTGTTCCCCCACCGGCAGATCGGTTTGAAAGCACCCTGCAGGCGATTCTGGCGGGGTGCAAACGCCTGAAGATCGCTGCAGGCATCCACACATTCAGCATTGAAGATGCCCAGCGTCGCATCAACGAGGGCTGGCAGTTTGTGGCGGTCAACAGCGAATTAAAGATGATGATGGAATCGGCAGGGAAAATTGTCGATGGCCTCGGCCTGCAATCAGGTGGGGATCTGGCAAAATATTAACAATAACTCATTAGTTTTCGCTAATCTTCATCCAGATCATCGTCATCATCGGTCTGGTCGGTCAGCCGATCGGGTTCCACGTTGGCAGAACTCCCACGTTTCGCTTCCACGTCGCGGATGATCTCTTCTACCGCTGCTTCTGTATAAATGGTCCGCATCATACCATCAAAATAGCGGTTCATCGCGGTGAGGTTCGACCGCAGCAGATTATCAATCATCTTGTGGGTTAATTCCCCACCTTCGATGTCGATGCTGGATTTGAATCGCACCTCGCCATCACTGAAATCGAGTTCAAAGTTCCCCATCCGCAGCCCATAATTGGCACGGGTAATAAATTCTGCCATCCGGTCTAACTGATCGGTGGGCGTGACAACGGGGGAAAGGGTATAGAAAATCAGCCACTGTTTGGCTTCATCCGCTTCGGCAAAACAGGTTACCCGCGCTTTGCCACTTTTGAAGTGGAATCGCAGCAACTCTTTCCCTTCCACGATCTCATATACCCATTTCTCTTGTTCCATGTAGTCCAATAAATCTGAAAAAATACTCATCACATGTCTCCACAATGGGTATCTTCCTTATTTTATCCCACTACCCAAGTGAAATGGTCGGAAACCTGCGACAAATTCTCTGATTCAGGCAGAAAATGATCTGGAAAGGTGCTGGATTCCCCCAGTGGAGCAAATTGCTTTACTGGGGCATTCAGTAATCATCACCACGAAAATGCATTCGCACGAGGAATATCGAAGGAAAGAGTGGAGCGTACTAGCCAAACTGGCGACGTCAGTTTCCACAACCTAACGCGGCATTCCTGTTGTGGGGAAGCTGCCCGGTGGGGATATTTCCGGCATCACCAGGGGTGGCACCGTTTTTACGGCTGTAGGTTTTTCCTGATTGGGGAACTTCAGTGCCGGCAACATTCCGTCGCTGCTTTTTTCGCCAATTTTTGGCACGGGTACGTCTTTTTTGGGATCTGATACCGTGGTGCCGCCAGCCAGACCGATATTCTGGCCAGGCATTGTCACTGGTTTCGGTGCAGACATATTCGGGAAGGGTAGATCGGGAAGCGTTTCCCGTTTCCCGTGCAGCACAGGCAGCTTGTAGATGAGGTGCGTCTCTTTCTGATCGGTTGTTACGGTCACAGACTGACCGGAAACGGAACCATTGCCACCCACATTCTGTTGGCCTGTCTGCGTGACCACCTGGCCTACAGGTTTTTCAAAAGCAGCCATTTTCACGCTGCCTGGCAGTTTTTCCTGGGCCAGCTTGTCTGCTTCGCTGGTGTAATAGTTTGGCCAGGTATCGGTATTTTCCGGCACAGCAATAGTGATGGAACTTTCGTCCTGCTGCACTACCCGGGCGGAAGTACAGCCAGATAAACCAGAAACAATTGTGGCTGCCAGCAGGCACGCAAACATTTTGATATTATTACGATTGTGCGAGCTTCCCCTGCCCGCGAACTTGGCCTTCATTCCCACACTCCCCCTTTAGCTGGAAACCGCCTGATATTTCATCGCGGTTAATAGGTCGAGATGGTTATCTCGTCAACGCCAGTTTTCCTGGCGTGCGGTTCAATTGCATGGAACCCTGGACCACAAGGGAAGGCATCATTTTCAGGAAGTTTCGCCAGAATCATCACGCTAAATATAATCGCAAGGGTTTAAATAGTAGGCACTTAAGTGAATCCGAACTATTTCGTGAAATTGGCCAAAATAACATTCATGCAAATGTGCGACACTTCTGGTGATATGATTTTTGGCGAGATCATTAGCAGCACGCACCAGTCTTTTCCATATGCCAACGTTACACTGTTATTTGCAATAGTGATCTGCAGGTTGATGCCTGCTATCGATGCCCACAGAGATCCGCAATCTGACCCACATGGCAGTCCAACATGGCAAAAAAGCAGACTACAAGGCGGGATAACGATTCACCTTGGAAAGAATTGCTGGATCACTACCTGGAACCGGTGTGTGAATTACTATTCCCCACGTTGCATCAGGCGATTCGGTGGGACAAAAAATACAA
Coding sequences within:
- a CDS encoding aldolase/citrate lyase family protein yields the protein MRKNSVKMALKAGQPSVGTWLSLGNIIAGRFLARTGFAWLTVDIEHNLYSMETATHLFGAIADAGCVALARVPSNRHDHIKRVLDNGAHGVVVPMVNTRQEAQEAVAACLYPPKGNRSVGGSVHALNFGATPAQYYAHADEEILIILQCEHIDAVNNFDEVYGVPGIDAIFVGPNDLMASMRDPQGVPPPADRFESTLQAILAGCKRLKIAAGIHTFSIEDAQRRINEGWQFVAVNSELKMMMESAGKIVDGLGLQSGGDLAKY
- a CDS encoding YbjN domain-containing protein, with amino-acid sequence MSIFSDLLDYMEQEKWVYEIVEGKELLRFHFKSGKARVTCFAEADEAKQWLIFYTLSPVVTPTDQLDRMAEFITRANYGLRMGNFELDFSDGEVRFKSSIDIEGGELTHKMIDNLLRSNLTAMNRYFDGMMRTIYTEAAVEEIIRDVEAKRGSSANVEPDRLTDQTDDDDDLDED